cctcatcccccctcaactccagtactggtcacaCAACACATAGGCCTACGTTGAAAAGACTACACGATCTCAACAATAGTGACTTCTTTAGATTTCTCTAGGTACGCCATCACCTAAACAGCCCcatgttaaaaagtaaaaaggcgTTTGAAAACAGTCTATTAAAAGTGTTCATACGTGGCTACAGGTCAGAATCCAGGTTTAATATCATCTCCAGACTTTATAGAGGActaaaagacattaaaacagcaaatactgtatacataaaacaaaaatgggaCAGGGAAACCAACAGCTGTCTTGTAGAAGATACTGGGGAAAGTTCCTGTGAATTTCAGTGGAGGATCACGAGCTCAAATACATGGAGATAATTTGGCTGGAAGTGTCTCATTAGATATTTTATCACACCAGCTCAACATGCTCACTATTCTGGTCATTCCCAGGAAGCCAATCATTACCACCTGCTTTGGGCctgtcaaaaaataaatattttctggCCTAACATTCACACAGAACTAGTGATTATATTTAGGGAGGACATTGCATTTAATTGGGCTTGTAGGTTCAACCACTGTAAGCTCTGAAACTAAACGCTTATTTGGAATACTGAGCTTAGCTGCAAGAAAAGCAATAACTTAAACCAGACATCCCATCTATTGATGAATGgtataatataatttatgataTATTTGTGATGCAAAGAATTACTTTCTCAAAGAGGCTGCAGCAATCTAAATTCAAAGAATTTCTGGGATTTTTCCCTAAAACACCctgcttttgtttaattttctctccttttaaacaagatttttttaaagtatatattttcttgtattaagTATGTCCTTTTCAAGCCTTGTGGCCCATAGAGCCGGTGTTTATCTCCGGTTTCTGTAGCGCAACCACCCCCAGAATAGGACGCTAGTTTATCGCTGGATACTTCCTGGCCAGTGCAAGGGTTCCAACTACTATTGTcccgatcacgtcattttcaaaagatcGGGATCAATCAAGTATGAATCATCCGAGTCACAGTTTGGGCCTCATAAATGCTGTGAAGGGGCCTTGAGAAAGCTGTGAATGTACACATCTGACTTCAAACCTCCATcaaccaaataaaaaaagaccaaTGATGCAAAAGAAGTGGGCTAAAACCCCACAACAATGTGAGATAAAGATGTCAAAATGCAGAAAATGATTTCTTAAAATGATTGCGCTAAAGGTGGTCCTACAAGTGAGTGAATCAAAAggccatgttttgtttttcacccACTGGTTTTGCATTTTGACTGAGCATTTGTTCCAAAACAAAGGTTAgtgtaatattttgagttttatttaagaacagcaacaataaaaacagcagaaaacagCAACAATTCATGGGCATTATAAtgcaagacaaaaaacaaaagcaaatgtGTGCAAACAACAACCCCCATCACTTCTACTTCATGCAGGACTCGTAGGTGGGCATCACGCTTTTGATTTGTTGGAAGGTGCTTCCCTCCATAGCTCTCAAATATCTCCAGAGTCCTGTTCATCAGATCAGCAACGTTGCCTGAGCCAAACAGACACAGAGACCGAATGAGAAACAAAAATCATTCAGCACAGTCTGGGTCATCAGTGTGTGAACTTTAATGTCAGGGCTCAGAAAGCTACACCTGCAGCCATGGTGCACTGCAAATGCCATCTTTCCAACTGACTTAAAACCCAGTGGACAGACTAAATCTAATTTACTACTCTGCTGTGGACGGTTGGGACCAAATGGCAGGAGAGTTTTTAACTGTTCAGCTGAAACGTTTAATGAGGCAGCGTGCAGAGCGGAGCTCAATATAGACCGCTAGACTCGGGTTCAGTTACATCTATTAGAGATAGTGGTACATGCAGATGTGCttgtgaaaaaaagagaaggttTCCATGGTCTAGAAACATGCTGAGAGGAGGCAGTAATAGGATGTGGGTCTCTTAAGACACGGGAAGACCAGACAGACAGGAAACAGACCACAAAAATGGCAGGCGTTATGACTGTCCGCTTAAGGATTCTTGACACTCTTAAGCGATCCCCAAAATGTATAGGCAAGGGGAatgaaaatctattttatttttctattgcaTGTCCTTGCCTGGGACGACAACTTCAGGAGATTGAGATCAGGAATTGTTATTTACTTTTCACATTCAAACAGCCGACCTGTTTGTAAAAAGGTGTGGCTGCTTATAAAAAGCTGACAGCCAACCCGGCAGAGATGTTGATCCAAAACGGGCCGGACAAATGTCTGACAGACACGGCATACATACAGCATCTGCCCGTGAATTAACACTCAACGGTGAACCTGTAAGGAACGTACCTTTTTTGTCCCCGAAGAGGTTGAAGCAACGGAGGATCTGTCCGTAGTAAGGCACCAGAGCTTCCCCAACCCCGTGTGCAGACATCACCATGTGCTGCAGGACCTGCAAGGTGTTGCACATCACCCGATCGTTCCTCATGTTCAGAGCATCTGGATGGCAAGATAAACGACAAAGGTCAGGAATCAAGGCTCTGATAAGGCAAGATTATCAATTAAAAAGATTGGTGTGGACAAATGAGCAAAGAAACGGAAGTAAATGCAGA
This DNA window, taken from Cololabis saira isolate AMF1-May2022 chromosome 6, fColSai1.1, whole genome shotgun sequence, encodes the following:
- the LOC133445623 gene encoding parkin coregulated gene protein-like, whose product is MSERKAEGFTVKPKGVNATCCASGDIPVALTHATTGNGIRWKVDFERIDYHVFLPLFFQGLAEITHPYEKLANQGIHGMLDHSGQEILTIVPQLIPHIKNALNMRNDRVMCNTLQVLQHMVMSAHGVGEALVPYYGQILRCFNLFGDKKGNVADLMNRTLEIFESYGGKHLPTNQKRDAHLRVLHEVMAYLEKSKEVTIVEIV